The genomic DNA CGCGCACTCGGCTTCGCGCTCGCGCTCCTCGACGGTGCCGCGGGTTCCGGCTTCTCCGCGAGTCAGGTGAAGCAGGCCGACCCGCCCTCCCGCCGTCGCCACCCGGGCCAGGGTGCCGCCACACGCAAGCTCAACGTCGTCGGGATGGGGACTGATCGCCAGAAGGTCGAGGGTCATGGAGTTTCTTCCTGTCGGTCGGGCTATGAGGGGTCGATGACCGACAACCGCCGCCAGTCTAGGTCGAGTTGTTCGAACAGTGCGTCGACGAAGCGTTCGCCGTACTTGCCCGGAAAATAGGCACTCGAAATCACCCGCTCCTGAAGGCCACCCGCCGGCCGGCATACCGCACGCAGCGACTCGGCCCGCTGCCTCCGGACTTGATCTCGTTGGGCGAGCGCCTTGGCCGCCCTGGCCGCGAAACCGGCCAGCGCCCCTTCGATGCGGCTCTTCGTCTTGTCCAGGGGCCCGGCGAGAGTCTTGTCCAGCTCGAGCGCCCTGGCTCCCAGCTGGTCAAGCCGCTTGCCGATATCCGCGGCAGCACTTGCGACCAGCTCGTCACCTCCCGCCCCACCCAGTGCCCGATCCAGGTCCAGATCCGGCGCCACCAGCCCGGCCAGCGTGAGACCGCTGGAGTCGACCTTGTCGAGCTGATGCCTGCCCAGAACCAACGCCTGCGGACGCACCACCACTATCGGCGGCGCGATGCCGAGGTATTCATAGAGCGGCGCCACCTGGGGCATGTAGGACACCTCCCCGGGACCCAGAATCTGGAGATGGGTGCCCAGTATCGCGTCCTGGACCGCGGGCCGAGCCAGGACTCCCGGGCTCACCACCGCCGGATTCTCGCGCACGGCCTCTTCCAGCCAGGCGCGAGTCTCGGAGAACTCGGCCTCGCCGCGCAGAGAGACTCGCTCGGCCTCGAGCACCAGCCGCCGGCGCGCCATGCGATGAAGATAGAAAAGCGGGCTCGCGCCGGGCTGCGGCTGCACCTGCAGCTCGTATCCGGCCGACCGGATGGCTTCGTCCCGAGCTTGCTGAGTGGCCACGATGTCCTCGTGGCCGGTCACGATTCGCTCGAGCCACGGCCGCTCGGCCTGCTTCACCGCCGGCAGCATCGCGTCCAGAAGCAGCGGACAGCGCGCGCCCAGGAGCCCGGTCATGAGCCGGGCAAAGGCCTCGCCGAAGCGCGCATTTGGCCGGTACCAGGTCGCCAGCCGGTCGACCCATCCAGAGAAGCGTTCTCCGGGCATCGAGTCGCGCAGTGCCTCGAGCGTGCGGTCGACGCCCGGTCCCAACGTGCGCATGCCCACCGGCATGAGCGGCGTCGGGTCGTCGCCGAGATCGAGCGATAGAAGGTCTGAGCCGCCGGAGCCACCAGAGCCACCGGAGACCGGCGAACCGGGAAACTTCGCGCGGGCGACCTCGCGATAGTCATGATCCTCGGTGGCCATCCAGAACACCGCGACCGCCGGCCGGCCCTCGGCGGCAAGACGCTCGGCCCAGAGCGTGGCCGCCACCGCCTTCGTCAGGGTGTAGAGCGGTCCGCCGAAAAGGCCGGTTTGCTGACCCGTGACCACGACCGCGGTCGTTGGATCGGCGAGGCGCGCCGCCAGCGACTCGGCCTTCGGGTGCCCGTAAGCCGCATTGGCCAGCGCCAGGGCCTCTGCCAGTTCGCGGCGCTCGACGGCGGGCAGCTTCCTTTCGAGAGGGCCGGCTCCGCAGCCCTCGAACCCGAGCGGCTCGAGCAGCTCGAGGCCCTCGCCCTGGGCAAGCGCCGCCGGCAGCCCGTCCAGCAGACCGGCCGGAACGAGGTCTACGCTCAGCTGGTCCGTCCCCTTCCGATTTGTGCCCATTTCGTCTTCCCAGCCCCCGGCCGAGTCAGCTCGGCTTACGGCCGACGAGGATGAGTCGTTCACTGTCACGCCCGAAGGATTCTCTCTCGAAACTGCCGTAGAGGGCGTCGACTTCGAGTCCCGCCCATCTGAGGCCGATAGTGACCTCTTCCGGGCGGTACGCGCGCACGCTCTCCAGAAACGTCGGCACCGGACCCTTGCCATCATCACCCCTGTACAGACGGATGCGCTTGTTGACCCGCTCGGTCGACTCGTCGAACCAGCGTTCGATCTGCGCCCGATAGCCGCCCCGCACCTGCGCTTCCTCGGCCACCAGATTCTTGAGCACCTGTTCGCGATTGAACAGATCGATCAGGAACTTGCCCCCGGGGGTGAGCACGCGTTCGATCTCCTCGAGCACCTGGAAGTTCTGGCGCTCGGTCTCGAAGTATCCGAACGAGGTGAAAAAGTTGAGCACCCAGTCGAAGGTTCGGCTCTTGAACGGCAGGCGGCACATGTCGCCGGCGGTACGAGGCAGGCCCGGCGCCTGGGCCAGCAGGGTCAGGGAGAGATCGACGCCCAGTGTCCTGAAACCGCGGCCACGGAGCTTCTCGGTATGGCGACCGGCGCCGCAAGCGAGATCCAGAATCGCCCGCGGTCGCGCCCCGTTCGAGCCGAGCATGACCTTCTCGACGAAGTCGACGTGGCGATCGGCCTCGCTCTCGTCGCGATGCGCGTAGAGCTCGAGGTACTCCTCTCCGAACCACTCCTTGTACCAAGCCATCCGCGAGGATCTTACAGGCCTCGAGTGCCTCGCATCACCCTGCCGCAAGCTGCCCGAGCGTCCTGTTGCGGAGTCGGCCGGCGGAAACGACCGGTAGAATGGCAGCGCTATGCTGCGGATCGGCCCGGTACCCGTCAACCCTCCTCTGGTTCTCGCGCCCATGGCCGGCGTCACCGACCGGGACTTCCGCCTGATCATCCGCCGGATCGGCGGCGTCGGCGTGGTCACCATGGAGTTCATCTCCTCGAGAGCCATCGCCCAGGGCAACGCAAAGACGCGCGAGCTCATGCACTTCTGCGAGGAAGAGCGACCACTCTCGATTCAAATCTACGGCTCCGATGTCGACACGATGGTCGAGGCGGCTCGCATTGTCGAAGAGCTGGGCCCGGATCTGTGCGATATCAACATGGGCTGCCCGGCCAACAAGGTGCTCAAGGGCTGCGCCGGCGCTTCGCTCATGGGCGATCTGCCGCTGGCCGAGCGCATGATCCGCGAAGTGCGCAAAGCCCTGTCGATTCCCCTAACGGTCAAGTTCCGGCTCGGCATGCGCGATACCGAGAGAACCTACCTCGAGCTCGGCAGAATCTGCGAGGACAACGGCGTCGCCGCGGTCGCCATGCACGCCCGGACCGCCAAGCAAGGTTTCTCGGGAGAGGCCAACTGGTCCGAGATCGCTCGACTGAAGGAGGCTCTTTCGATTCCGGTGCTCGGCAATGGCGACGTCAGAACCGCCGAGGACGCTCTCGCCATGATCGAGAAGACCGGCTGTGACGGCGTCATGGTCGGACGCGGCGCGACCAAGAACCCCTGGATCTTCCGTCAGATCGCCGCCGTCATGGACGGCAATGAGCTCACCGACCCGACCACCCGCGATCGTCGCGATTTGATTCTCGAGCACTTCCGCATGATCGCCGAGCGGGAGCCGTCCAAGTTCGCACTGCACAAGCTGCGCAAGTTCACCGGCTGGTACACCCACGGCCTGCCGCATGGAGCCAAGCTGCGGCGGCGCATCAACGACCTGCCCGACGTCGAAGCTTTTCTCGTAGCGGTCGAGGAGTTCTTCGAGGAGCTGCTGCTGAAAGAGGCCGCTTGAAGCGTCGGCCGGCCGCGCACGTGCGGGCCCTGGTCGTGGTCGCACTGGCTCTGTCTCCGTTCCCGTCGGCCGACGCGAGCGATCTCACGCTAGAGGAGGTGGCCCCCGGCGTCTGGGCCGCGCTCCAGCCCGAAGCTCGCCGATTCAACGATTCCAACTCGGTCGTCATCATTTCGGACCGGGACATGCTGGTAATCGACAGCCAGAGTGAACCCGCGACCGTCCGCGCCCTGATTGCCGCTATTCGCGAGCGCACCGACAAGCCGGTCCGCTATCTCGTCAACACGCACTTTCACAGCGACCACACGCGCGGCAACTTCGTCTACACGGACGAGTTTCCGGGCGTCGAGATCATCGGCCACCCGACGCTGCTCGAAGACATCCCGAACCGCTCGGCACCGGAGCTCGAGCTCGAACTCTACCGGCGCGAGATTCCGGCCGGCGAAGAGCGCCTGGCCACGGGTGTCAGCCGCGCCGGCGGGGCCCTCGACGACGAAGGAAAAGAGACCCTCGCCGAGCAGATTGCGGCGGCCAAGCAGGTTCTCGCCGGTCTCGAGTCGATCGAATGGGCGGAGCCGACCCTGACCGTCCCCGAATCGCTGACTCTGAGCCGCAGTGTCGGTCCGATCGAGATCCGCGCGGTCCACGCCCACACGCGCGGCGACCTCGTGGTGCTTCTCCCGAAAGCCGGGGT from bacterium includes the following:
- the bshC gene encoding bacillithiol biosynthesis cysteine-adding enzyme BshC — its product is MGTNRKGTDQLSVDLVPAGLLDGLPAALAQGEGLELLEPLGFEGCGAGPLERKLPAVERRELAEALALANAAYGHPKAESLAARLADPTTAVVVTGQQTGLFGGPLYTLTKAVAATLWAERLAAEGRPAVAVFWMATEDHDYREVARAKFPGSPVSGGSGGSGGSDLLSLDLGDDPTPLMPVGMRTLGPGVDRTLEALRDSMPGERFSGWVDRLATWYRPNARFGEAFARLMTGLLGARCPLLLDAMLPAVKQAERPWLERIVTGHEDIVATQQARDEAIRSAGYELQVQPQPGASPLFYLHRMARRRLVLEAERVSLRGEAEFSETRAWLEEAVRENPAVVSPGVLARPAVQDAILGTHLQILGPGEVSYMPQVAPLYEYLGIAPPIVVVRPQALVLGRHQLDKVDSSGLTLAGLVAPDLDLDRALGGAGGDELVASAAADIGKRLDQLGARALELDKTLAGPLDKTKSRIEGALAGFAARAAKALAQRDQVRRQRAESLRAVCRPAGGLQERVISSAYFPGKYGERFVDALFEQLDLDWRRLSVIDPS
- a CDS encoding class I SAM-dependent methyltransferase, producing MAWYKEWFGEEYLELYAHRDESEADRHVDFVEKVMLGSNGARPRAILDLACGAGRHTEKLRGRGFRTLGVDLSLTLLAQAPGLPRTAGDMCRLPFKSRTFDWVLNFFTSFGYFETERQNFQVLEEIERVLTPGGKFLIDLFNREQVLKNLVAEEAQVRGGYRAQIERWFDESTERVNKRIRLYRGDDGKGPVPTFLESVRAYRPEEVTIGLRWAGLEVDALYGSFERESFGRDSERLILVGRKPS
- the dusB gene encoding tRNA dihydrouridine synthase DusB, giving the protein MLRIGPVPVNPPLVLAPMAGVTDRDFRLIIRRIGGVGVVTMEFISSRAIAQGNAKTRELMHFCEEERPLSIQIYGSDVDTMVEAARIVEELGPDLCDINMGCPANKVLKGCAGASLMGDLPLAERMIREVRKALSIPLTVKFRLGMRDTERTYLELGRICEDNGVAAVAMHARTAKQGFSGEANWSEIARLKEALSIPVLGNGDVRTAEDALAMIEKTGCDGVMVGRGATKNPWIFRQIAAVMDGNELTDPTTRDRRDLILEHFRMIAEREPSKFALHKLRKFTGWYTHGLPHGAKLRRRINDLPDVEAFLVAVEEFFEELLLKEAA
- a CDS encoding MBL fold metallo-hydrolase, yielding MKRRPAAHVRALVVVALALSPFPSADASDLTLEEVAPGVWAALQPEARRFNDSNSVVIISDRDMLVIDSQSEPATVRALIAAIRERTDKPVRYLVNTHFHSDHTRGNFVYTDEFPGVEIIGHPTLLEDIPNRSAPELELELYRREIPAGEERLATGVSRAGGALDDEGKETLAEQIAAAKQVLAGLESIEWAEPTLTVPESLTLSRSVGPIEIRAVHAHTRGDLVVLLPKAGVLITGDVLDDLPYAGHGYPSAWVEVLTELESWDWQVMIPGHGRVRRGPEARAHLARVRSLFEPMIAAAGDAT